The genomic stretch AGAGCGACAAGGATGCACCGTTCGGTCGAGATTGGTGCGTCGCCTAGAGGATCGCTTTCACTCATGAGACTTAGCATGGCCGGCGCGTGTGTCAGGGGGAGAGATTTCGTGACGCCCGACGACGTTAAAGAATATGCGGTGAACGCTCTGGCACACAGGCTTATACTCAAACCAGATCCTTGGCTCAGAGGTGTGAAGTCGGAACAAATCGTTTCAGAGCTACTGGAACAGGTGAACGTACCGAAGGTGGATTGACTGACCGGTCCGGGATTTGCGCCTGCAGTACTGCTCTCCTCGTTTTTACTCATCCTGTCGGTGATCACACGAAATCCTGTTCCGGCTGCAATGTTCCTGTCTGTCATTATCCTGATTGTCATGGAGAGCGACCTAAGAGATGCCGGCGGAGATTTCAGCAGCATACAGGAATGCGATACAGGCACGACCATTGTCGGTGAGAAGCTTCACCTCAGCTACACATTTGAAAACGCCGGAAGACTTCTGCTCGTTTCGCTGGTGCAGGATTTTCCTGAAGGTTTCCACAATCCAGCGGCTCGCCGCACGTTTCTTTTGCATAGAACGAGAAGCGTCAGCATTTCCATTACGATGGACGAAGGAGGAATGTTTTCGATCCCGCGGCCCCGCGTCTTCATATCAGACCTGTTCAGAATAAGCGCCAGGAGTATTGACTTCGGTGAAGTCAGAGAAATTACTGTCCTGAGCGGTGTTGCCAGGATGAGAACTGAACTGTTCAGACCAAAGAACTACAGAATGCTTCCGGGAAACATTGCTTCGAGATATGCCGGAAGCGGCTACGAGTTTCACTCAATACGCCAATATGACGAAGGACAGCCGCTGCATCATGTCAACTGGAAGACATCCGCTCGCCTCGATGAATTATGGGTGAATGATTTTGTCAGCGAACGCAGCGGCACGATGCTGATCATACTTGACGTAAAAATGATAGATTCGGACGAGGATTTGACGAAGCGCTATGCAGGACGTGCGGCATTCGCTGCATCTTCTATGGCGTATTCAGCAATAATGGAAAGAAATTCGGTTGGAATGATTGTTCTGGGCGAAAGACCGTTCAGGGTTAAGCCGGACTACGGCATAAGGCAGTTCCAGAGGATTTCCCACCTCCTGGCATCGATCGGCGTCTCCAGACATCCGTCTCCGGCTCAAATCGACAAGGCAGCTGAAGTGTACGGCAAGGCTTTTGCACAGCATGTTGTTATTTCACCGCTCGCCGATGACGAGACGCTTGACTCGGTAGCCACGTTGGCCATGAATTTCAGAGATGTGTGGACGATTGTACCCATCATATTCGAAAGAACGTCTACGCGCACCGGAGAGGATGTGGCGCGTGAGCTTCTCAGGCTCTCGCAGCAGAACAATGCAATACGGCTGTCGAAGGTGTGCAGAACAATCACTTGGGACAGGAGTGAAGCGTTGCAGAGCGTGATAGAAATTGCAGGAAAGGCGATGACAAGGGGGCCCAGATGATGGTCTGGCAGCCTGCAGTTTCCAAATACGAAATGACAGCCTTGCTAACAGTATCGATATTGGCAATGATGTTGGTGGACAGTCACGCTTACATGCTTTTTACTGTGGCATTGCTGATCATCATATTACTTGCTGTAGCAGGCGCCATGCAGGGTGTTTGCATAGCGTATGCGGCTACTGTAGTGGTGTTCATCTCGTTTGCGCGGGGCACGCTGATTTCGGAAGCGTTCGACGTTTTGCTCATAATAATTGCGCTCACATCATACAGTTTTCTGCGCCCGTCCACCGCGGAGCATAAACACATGACTGTTGCGGTGTCTTCGGAAAAGAATGTAGCTCTGAGCGGTGTGCTCAGACTTGCACTGCTCTTCATTATAATGCTGACCGCAGTTATGCTCGCAAATCTACTTTCCT from Candidatus Sysuiplasma acidicola encodes the following:
- a CDS encoding DUF58 domain-containing protein, with product MFLSVIILIVMESDLRDAGGDFSSIQECDTGTTIVGEKLHLSYTFENAGRLLLVSLVQDFPEGFHNPAARRTFLLHRTRSVSISITMDEGGMFSIPRPRVFISDLFRISARSIDFGEVREITVLSGVARMRTELFRPKNYRMLPGNIASRYAGSGYEFHSIRQYDEGQPLHHVNWKTSARLDELWVNDFVSERSGTMLIILDVKMIDSDEDLTKRYAGRAAFAASSMAYSAIMERNSVGMIVLGERPFRVKPDYGIRQFQRISHLLASIGVSRHPSPAQIDKAAEVYGKAFAQHVVISPLADDETLDSVATLAMNFRDVWTIVPIIFERTSTRTGEDVARELLRLSQQNNAIRLSKVCRTITWDRSEALQSVIEIAGKAMTRGPR